In Deinococcus reticulitermitis, a single genomic region encodes these proteins:
- a CDS encoding AlbA family DNA-binding domain-containing protein: protein MTQGFSPAPSPLGVLPPPGPTCVHLPLGVTPQELARHAVGLANARGGSVVVGADLVGGHGGRDAGELHPLMITHAIFELSGGRLTVNVQHHRLPGGTQVLTVFVPQAPYVLAAPDGAVLAWDGAHLVPVLPGTGEPVADQDYTAVVPPDASLADLDPAEVGRLRLLGRRIDAANLPDLDFLRELGLLVPSGGALRPTLAAILLAGTGAALRAHVPQAEVCYFHHQTNDVEFQFREDLRRPLPSLLLRLSELIQARNRFTPVQVGLFRVEVWDHDESVYREALLNALTHRDYTLRDVVHVHHYPDRLEIMSPGGFSGGITPGNILRHQPKRRNPLLAGVLARLGLVEQAGVGVDKMFSLMLRHGKEPPEYVNYPDAVTLTLYGSAFDSDFVRFVARKQEELPQLSLDMLIVLSVLAREGEAPRAVLARALQLPEDRTPRLLRQMEDLGLIVRAGVGRGIAYHLAPEVGQALGRERRRRLAVVPDQEGEVTERPTLLASGNGPGQPAPSAMREPEPSQSPESAPARSRAQTGTLSASGPTQSEVRAIALALARERGQVRNADLREVCGLSAQQSWRVLRGLVDAGRLVRRGSGTRGAAYELAGGPG from the coding sequence GTGACGCAAGGTTTCTCACCGGCCCCTTCCCCGCTGGGGGTGCTTCCGCCGCCGGGTCCGACCTGCGTGCATCTGCCGCTCGGCGTGACGCCGCAGGAACTCGCGCGCCACGCGGTCGGGCTCGCCAACGCGCGCGGCGGCAGCGTGGTGGTGGGGGCCGACCTCGTGGGGGGGCATGGGGGCCGCGACGCCGGGGAACTGCATCCCCTGATGATCACCCACGCGATCTTCGAGCTCTCGGGCGGGCGCCTGACGGTCAATGTGCAGCACCACCGCCTGCCGGGCGGTACGCAGGTGCTCACCGTGTTCGTGCCGCAGGCGCCCTACGTCCTCGCGGCGCCCGACGGCGCGGTGCTGGCCTGGGACGGCGCGCACCTCGTGCCGGTGCTGCCGGGTACGGGCGAACCGGTCGCCGACCAGGACTACACGGCGGTCGTGCCGCCCGACGCTTCGCTCGCCGACCTCGACCCCGCCGAGGTGGGGCGGTTGCGGCTGCTCGGGCGGCGCATCGATGCGGCCAACCTGCCCGACCTCGACTTTCTGCGCGAACTCGGGCTGCTCGTGCCGAGTGGGGGAGCGCTGCGGCCCACGCTCGCGGCGATCCTGCTCGCCGGCACCGGCGCGGCGCTGCGGGCGCACGTGCCGCAGGCCGAGGTGTGTTATTTCCACCACCAGACGAACGACGTGGAATTCCAGTTCCGCGAGGACCTGCGCCGCCCCCTGCCGTCGCTGCTGCTGCGCCTCTCCGAGCTGATCCAGGCCAGAAACCGTTTCACACCGGTGCAGGTGGGGTTATTTAGGGTGGAGGTCTGGGACCACGATGAGTCGGTCTACCGCGAGGCGCTGCTCAACGCCCTGACGCACCGCGACTACACCCTGCGCGACGTGGTGCATGTCCACCACTACCCCGACCGGCTGGAGATCATGAGTCCCGGCGGCTTTTCCGGCGGCATCACGCCCGGCAACATCCTGCGCCACCAGCCCAAGCGGCGCAATCCTCTGCTCGCGGGTGTCCTCGCGCGGCTCGGGCTCGTCGAGCAGGCGGGAGTGGGCGTGGACAAGATGTTCAGCCTGATGCTCAGGCACGGCAAGGAGCCGCCCGAGTACGTCAACTACCCCGACGCGGTGACCCTGACGCTTTACGGCTCAGCCTTCGACTCGGATTTCGTGCGTTTCGTCGCGCGTAAGCAAGAGGAGTTGCCGCAACTCTCGCTCGACATGCTGATCGTGCTCAGCGTGCTCGCGCGCGAGGGCGAGGCTCCGCGCGCCGTCCTCGCCCGCGCCCTCCAACTTCCCGAGGACCGCACGCCCCGGCTGCTGCGCCAGATGGAAGACCTCGGCCTGATTGTGCGGGCCGGCGTCGGGCGCGGCATCGCCTACCACCTCGCCCCGGAAGTCGGGCAGGCGCTGGGGCGCGAGCGCCGCCGCCGGCTCGCGGTGGTCCCGGACCAGGAAGGTGAGGTCACCGAGCGTCCCACGCTGCTCGCCTCCGGCAACGGCCCGGGCCAGCCAGCGCCCTCCGCCATGCGGGAGCCGGAGCCCTCACAGAGCCCTGAGTCGGCACCGGCGCGCTCACGGGCGCAGACGGGAACGCTGAGCGCCTCCGGCCCCACCCAGAGCGAGGTGCGCGCCATTGCTCTCGCCCTCGCCCGCGAGCGCGGACAGGTGCGCAACGCCGACTTGCGCGAGGTCTGCGGCCTGAGCGCCCAGCAGTCCTGGCGGGTGCTGCGCGGCCTCGTGGACGCCGGGCGACTCGTGCGCCGGGGCAGCGGCACGCGCGGCGCCGCCTACGAGCTGGCGGGCGGGCCGGGCTGA
- a CDS encoding metal-sulfur cluster assembly factor, with amino-acid sequence MTGEAPAALDTRPTEAQVLEALKIVKDPEIPVNVVDLGLIYGVDVMDSGQVDITMTLTSVGCPVQDLIRADAEMAVGRLDGVSGVNVEFVWTPPWGPDKMTEDGKRQMRMFGFNV; translated from the coding sequence ATGACCGGCGAAGCTCCCGCCGCCCTGGACACCCGGCCCACCGAAGCGCAGGTGCTCGAAGCCCTCAAAATCGTCAAGGACCCGGAGATCCCGGTGAACGTCGTGGACCTCGGACTGATCTACGGGGTGGACGTGATGGACAGCGGCCAGGTGGACATCACCATGACGCTGACCAGCGTGGGCTGCCCGGTGCAGGACCTGATCCGCGCCGACGCCGAGATGGCGGTGGGCCGGCTCGACGGGGTGAGCGGCGTCAACGTCGAGTTCGTCTGGACGCCGCCCTGGGGTCCCGACAAGATGACCGAGGACGGCAAGCGCCAGATGCGGATGTTCGGCTTCAACGTCTGA
- a CDS encoding rhodanese-like domain-containing protein — MPTVIDLRRPEERERAPLPGSVALTLEEIEDGAHGLRPEQGPFTVICTLGTRADLAARYLRADGLDARRGSPD, encoded by the coding sequence ATGCCCACCGTCATTGACCTGCGCCGCCCCGAGGAGCGCGAGCGGGCGCCCCTCCCCGGCAGCGTCGCCCTTACCCTCGAAGAGATCGAGGACGGCGCCCACGGCCTGCGCCCCGAGCAGGGACCCTTCACGGTGATTTGCACCTTGGGCACCCGGGCGGACCTCGCCGCGCGCTACCTGCGGGCCGACGGGCTCGACGCCCGGCGCGGCAGTCCCGACTGA
- a CDS encoding ABC transporter ATP-binding protein, with the protein MTQTRRPVAGSSLSLDRVTYRYGRGGAGVGPLDIQVAPGEFLCVVGPSGSGKSTLLSLLAGFLRPQQGQIRLGGDVVQGPHPALTLVQQEPALFPWLTVAGNVAFGLKRLSGPERSARVEEALRLVGLSGYGGRRVHELSGGQRQRVSLARALAVKPGLLLLDEPFSALDHATRTSLADELLAIWWEQKVTVVFVTHQLDEALHLGRRVVALRRGEVALDAPSQGLSVQELRQVLGG; encoded by the coding sequence GTGACGCAGACCCGGCGCCCGGTGGCTGGCTCAAGCCTCAGCCTGGACCGCGTGACCTACCGCTACGGACGCGGCGGCGCGGGGGTCGGCCCGCTCGACATCCAGGTGGCGCCGGGCGAGTTCCTGTGCGTGGTGGGGCCGTCGGGGAGCGGCAAAAGCACGCTGCTCTCACTGCTCGCCGGCTTTCTGCGCCCGCAGCAGGGCCAGATCCGGCTCGGCGGCGACGTGGTGCAGGGGCCGCACCCGGCGCTGACGCTCGTGCAGCAGGAGCCGGCGCTCTTTCCCTGGCTGACGGTGGCGGGCAACGTGGCGTTCGGGCTCAAACGGCTGAGCGGCCCCGAGCGCTCGGCGCGGGTCGAGGAGGCGCTGCGGCTCGTCGGGCTGTCGGGCTACGGGGGTCGGCGGGTCCATGAACTCTCGGGTGGGCAACGCCAGCGGGTGAGTCTGGCCCGCGCCCTGGCGGTCAAGCCGGGGCTGCTGCTGCTCGACGAGCCGTTCAGCGCTCTGGACCACGCCACCCGCACCTCGCTCGCCGACGAACTCCTCGCCATCTGGTGGGAGCAGAAGGTCACCGTGGTCTTCGTGACCCACCAGCTCGACGAGGCGCTGCACCTGGGGCGGCGGGTGGTGGCGCTGCGGCGGGGCGAGGTGGCGCTCGACGCCCCGAGCCAGGGCCTGAGCGTCCAGGAACTGCGGCAGGTGCTCGGCGGCTGA
- a CDS encoding sugar ABC transporter permease yields MTTAPQPGGQRPLPPGGYVHQEPSWLRKAMPWLVLLGLLVGLGFLVQALSKVQLARGFSIYFVEGGWQRFLLFLLAASGFLALTSLIGQRLGQARTGKRISYLAVLGDQLTHLFLILVVFVAIYPLFYVLLAAFDPRNSLFAFPNFQDPNLLYRAGLLPELGQLNTENFGRLFDGVTIPAYQLLLAGIAGASIAALLLMALANRIGRTPEALTQARSWVTRALIAATVLLLIFMTPAQFQGTSNESKFLLSVRNTLFVSGMTGVLAILLSTTAGYAMARLRFPGRFQMLLFFIFIQMFPVFLALVAIYTLLTILGLVNTFTGLILAYSGGAIAFNTWIYKGYVESLPESLEEAAMVDGATRWQTFRMVVLPLSGGILAFIFLNQFIGTYAEFILASVLLTGVEQWTVGVMLRSFTSGQFSTKWGVFAASATLGALPIVALFYGFQNYFVGGTMAGGVKE; encoded by the coding sequence GTGACCACTGCTCCTCAACCTGGTGGGCAGCGCCCCCTTCCGCCCGGCGGCTACGTCCATCAGGAACCCTCGTGGCTCCGTAAGGCCATGCCCTGGCTCGTGCTGCTCGGTCTCCTGGTCGGCCTCGGCTTCCTGGTTCAGGCCCTGTCCAAAGTTCAGCTCGCCCGCGGCTTCTCGATCTACTTCGTCGAGGGAGGGTGGCAGCGCTTCTTGCTGTTCCTGCTCGCGGCGAGCGGCTTCCTGGCCCTGACCAGCCTGATCGGGCAGCGCCTCGGGCAGGCGCGCACCGGCAAGCGCATCAGCTACCTCGCGGTGCTCGGCGATCAGCTCACGCACCTCTTCCTGATCCTGGTCGTGTTCGTCGCGATCTACCCCCTCTTCTACGTGCTGCTCGCGGCGTTCGACCCGCGCAACAGCCTTTTCGCCTTCCCGAATTTTCAAGACCCCAACCTGCTTTACCGCGCCGGGCTGCTGCCGGAACTCGGTCAGCTGAATACCGAGAACTTCGGCCGGCTGTTCGATGGGGTGACGATTCCTGCCTACCAACTGCTGCTGGCTGGAATCGCGGGCGCGTCCATCGCGGCGCTGCTGCTGATGGCCCTGGCCAACCGGATCGGGCGCACCCCCGAGGCGCTCACCCAGGCCCGCAGCTGGGTCACGCGCGCCCTGATCGCCGCGACCGTGCTGCTCCTGATCTTCATGACGCCCGCGCAGTTCCAGGGAACGTCCAACGAGAGCAAGTTCCTGCTTTCCGTACGCAACACCCTTTTCGTCTCGGGGATGACGGGCGTGCTCGCGATCCTGCTGTCCACGACCGCGGGCTACGCGATGGCCCGGTTGCGCTTCCCCGGGCGTTTCCAGATGCTGCTCTTTTTCATCTTCATCCAGATGTTCCCGGTGTTTCTCGCGCTCGTGGCGATCTACACGCTGCTCACGATTCTGGGGCTGGTGAACACTTTCACGGGCCTGATCCTGGCTTACTCCGGCGGCGCGATCGCCTTCAACACCTGGATCTATAAGGGTTACGTCGAGTCGCTGCCCGAGTCGCTCGAAGAAGCCGCGATGGTGGACGGCGCGACCCGCTGGCAGACCTTCCGGATGGTGGTGCTGCCGCTCTCGGGCGGGATTCTGGCCTTTATCTTCCTGAACCAGTTCATCGGGACCTACGCCGAGTTCATCCTGGCGAGCGTCCTGCTCACCGGCGTCGAGCAGTGGACGGTGGGCGTGATGCTGCGCTCCTTTACCAGCGGCCAGTTCTCGACGAAGTGGGGCGTGTTCGCGGCGTCGGCCACCCTCGGAGCGCTGCCGATCGTGGCGCTGTTCTACGGCTTCCAGAACTACTTCGTCGGCGGCACGATGGCCGGCGGGGTCAAGGAATAA
- a CDS encoding maltose ABC transporter substrate-binding protein translates to MKKALTLLSLALLGQAGAATLTVWTHFGDAELAWLQAQAKSYEAKTKNKVNIVSVPFGDITDKFIQSAPKGQGPDLIVTQAHDRIGQMAAAGVIEPMDKYVTSKTDLDRTALSAMTYQGKLFGLPMFAESVALIYNKKLVPKAPTTWAQFLSAAQAAQKGGNLGFLMELNNAYLTYGFTSAYGGYVFKNNGGTLNTKDIGLANAGAAKAAGFLNDLRFKYNLVPEGVSGEAARSAFVQGRAAMILTGPWDMADIKKAKIDYGIAAFPTPPGASGKWSPFVGVQGTLMNAYSKNKAASATFAKQITTSDAQVAFNKAGGRIPVSLSARTKLKNDPVVAGFGKTISQGTPMPNVPQMGAVWGPWTNAVTQVSQKAGVDYSGVLNKAVTEMKSNIK, encoded by the coding sequence ATGAAAAAAGCACTGACCCTCCTGTCCCTCGCGCTGCTCGGTCAAGCGGGCGCCGCCACCCTGACGGTCTGGACCCACTTTGGAGACGCCGAACTGGCGTGGCTCCAGGCCCAGGCCAAGAGCTACGAAGCCAAGACGAAGAACAAGGTCAACATCGTCTCGGTGCCGTTCGGCGACATCACCGACAAGTTCATCCAGAGCGCGCCCAAGGGGCAGGGTCCCGACCTGATCGTGACCCAGGCGCACGACCGCATCGGCCAGATGGCGGCGGCGGGCGTGATCGAGCCGATGGACAAGTACGTCACCTCCAAGACCGACCTCGACCGCACGGCGCTCTCGGCGATGACCTACCAGGGCAAGCTGTTCGGCCTGCCGATGTTCGCCGAGTCGGTCGCCCTGATCTACAACAAGAAGCTGGTCCCCAAGGCCCCGACCACCTGGGCGCAGTTCCTGTCGGCGGCGCAGGCGGCGCAAAAGGGCGGCAACCTCGGCTTCCTGATGGAGCTGAACAACGCCTACCTGACCTACGGCTTCACGAGCGCCTACGGCGGCTACGTCTTCAAGAACAACGGCGGCACCTTGAACACCAAGGACATCGGGCTCGCCAACGCGGGCGCCGCGAAGGCCGCCGGCTTCCTGAACGACCTGCGCTTCAAGTACAACCTCGTGCCGGAGGGCGTGAGCGGTGAAGCGGCCCGCAGCGCCTTCGTGCAGGGCCGCGCCGCGATGATCCTGACCGGTCCCTGGGACATGGCCGACATCAAGAAGGCCAAGATCGACTACGGCATCGCCGCTTTCCCGACGCCTCCCGGCGCGAGCGGCAAGTGGAGCCCCTTTGTCGGCGTGCAGGGCACCCTGATGAACGCCTACTCGAAGAACAAGGCGGCCTCGGCAACCTTTGCCAAGCAGATCACCACCTCCGACGCGCAGGTCGCCTTCAACAAGGCGGGCGGACGCATCCCGGTGAGCCTCTCGGCGCGCACCAAGCTCAAGAATGACCCCGTGGTCGCGGGCTTCGGCAAGACCATCAGCCAGGGCACCCCGATGCCCAACGTGCCGCAGATGGGCGCCGTGTGGGGACCGTGGACCAATGCGGTGACCCAGGTCTCGCAGAAGGCCGGCGTGGACTACAGCGGCGTCCTGAACAAGGCCGTCACGGAGATGAAGAGCAACATCAAGTGA
- a CDS encoding rhodanese-like domain-containing protein, with amino-acid sequence MKEVTPAEGQRLVQQGALLVDVREPDEYEAVHAEGAQLMPLSEFEARASELPKDRPLVMICRSGARSARAGEWLLEQGYSDVVNLQGGTNAWVEDGLPSVHGSGVRGNA; translated from the coding sequence ATGAAAGAAGTGACTCCCGCCGAAGGGCAGCGGCTCGTGCAGCAGGGCGCCCTGCTCGTCGATGTGCGCGAACCCGACGAATACGAGGCCGTCCATGCCGAGGGCGCGCAGCTTATGCCGCTCAGCGAGTTCGAGGCCCGCGCCTCCGAGCTGCCCAAAGACCGCCCCCTCGTGATGATCTGCCGCAGCGGAGCGCGGAGCGCGCGGGCCGGCGAATGGCTGCTGGAGCAGGGCTACAGCGATGTGGTCAACCTCCAGGGCGGCACCAATGCCTGGGTCGAGGACGGCCTGCCCAGTGTTCATGGCAGCGGCGTCCGGGGCAACGCATGA
- a CDS encoding transporter substrate-binding domain-containing protein produces the protein MNRKIMAGLLLAGLAQAGAATVPTLTKGTLKIGMEGTYPPFTYKDDKGVLTGFDVDIARAVAAKMGLRAEFVLTEWSGILAGLQANKYDVIVNQVGITPERQKTIGFSRPYAYSSPQIIVRKAGSFAPKTLADLKGKRVGVGLGSNFEKQLRAVSGINVVTYPGAPEYLADLAAGRLDAAYNDRLLVGYLIQQRGLPVRGAGVIGDAEAVGIAMKKSNTALKAAVDRALLSLRADGTYAKISRKWFGQDVGKP, from the coding sequence ATGAACAGAAAGATCATGGCTGGCCTGCTGCTGGCCGGACTCGCCCAGGCGGGCGCGGCGACGGTGCCGACCCTCACGAAAGGCACCCTGAAAATCGGCATGGAGGGCACCTACCCGCCCTTTACCTACAAGGACGACAAGGGCGTGCTCACCGGCTTCGACGTGGACATCGCGCGGGCGGTGGCGGCGAAGATGGGGCTCAGGGCCGAGTTCGTGCTCACCGAGTGGAGCGGCATCCTCGCCGGACTCCAGGCCAACAAGTACGACGTGATCGTCAACCAGGTAGGCATCACGCCCGAGCGCCAGAAGACCATCGGCTTCAGCCGGCCCTACGCTTACAGCAGCCCGCAGATCATCGTGCGCAAGGCCGGCTCCTTCGCGCCGAAGACCCTCGCCGATCTCAAGGGCAAGCGCGTAGGCGTGGGGCTGGGGAGCAACTTTGAAAAGCAGCTGCGGGCGGTGAGCGGCATCAACGTCGTGACCTACCCCGGCGCCCCCGAATACCTCGCCGACCTCGCGGCGGGGCGGCTCGACGCGGCGTACAACGATCGGCTGCTCGTGGGCTACCTGATCCAGCAGCGCGGCCTGCCGGTGCGCGGCGCGGGCGTGATCGGTGACGCCGAGGCGGTGGGCATCGCCATGAAAAAGAGCAATACGGCGCTCAAGGCGGCGGTGGACCGGGCGCTGCTCTCGCTGCGGGCCGACGGCACCTATGCCAAGATCAGCCGCAAGTGGTTCGGTCAGGATGTGGGCAAGCCCTGA
- a CDS encoding ABC transporter permease, with amino-acid sequence MTALPSPPDLTQPERRTPSRWRVLSWQILGLALILGVWWLVTDLLKLYPPYVFPSPRAVWTEIAYGLWGTGPQDGKLLAAIGGSLRRVLTGYLIAVLLGGLAGLLMGAWLPLRATLGAYLTGLQSIPSIAFVPFAILFFGLNERAVLFVVILEGFIPVALAVSGALLNVPPALRVAGRTLGASGPGLMLRVLLPAALPNVLTGLRTAWSFAWRALVGGELLIAGAKSLGELLEVGRNTANVALVLATILIIGVIGGLFDALLRRAEGRVRRDYGLEVQT; translated from the coding sequence ATGACGGCTCTTCCTTCTCCGCCGGACCTGACGCAGCCCGAGCGGCGCACGCCTTCACGCTGGAGGGTGCTGAGCTGGCAGATCCTTGGCCTCGCGCTGATTCTTGGCGTCTGGTGGCTGGTCACCGATCTCCTGAAGCTCTATCCGCCCTACGTTTTTCCGAGCCCCAGAGCGGTATGGACCGAGATCGCTTACGGGCTGTGGGGCACCGGGCCGCAGGACGGCAAGCTGCTTGCGGCCATCGGGGGGAGCCTGCGCCGGGTGCTGACCGGCTACCTGATCGCGGTGCTGCTGGGTGGGCTTGCGGGACTCCTGATGGGCGCTTGGCTGCCGCTGCGCGCGACGCTGGGGGCCTACCTCACCGGGCTCCAGAGCATTCCGAGCATCGCGTTCGTGCCGTTTGCGATCCTGTTTTTCGGCCTCAACGAGCGGGCCGTGCTGTTCGTGGTGATTCTTGAAGGCTTCATCCCGGTCGCGCTCGCGGTTTCCGGAGCCCTGCTCAACGTACCGCCGGCCCTGCGGGTCGCGGGGCGCACCCTGGGGGCGAGCGGGCCGGGGCTGATGCTGCGGGTGTTGCTGCCCGCCGCCCTGCCCAACGTGCTGACTGGGCTGCGGACCGCCTGGAGCTTCGCGTGGCGCGCGCTTGTCGGCGGCGAACTGCTGATCGCGGGGGCCAAGAGCCTCGGTGAGCTGCTCGAGGTGGGGCGCAACACCGCCAACGTGGCGCTCGTGCTCGCCACCATATTGATTATCGGGGTGATCGGCGGCCTCTTCGACGCTCTGCTGCGCCGTGCCGAGGGCCGGGTGCGGCGTGATTACGGTCTGGAGGTACAGACATGA
- a CDS encoding Rqc2 family fibronectin-binding protein: MEGLMLARVLRDLSPHLPARHLGWAFPDETTAALLLDAPGGTPLGNLVLGYRPPQPVLFLSRERLRGEPHNPFQRLLAARVRGELLHIEQLKLDRVVALHFGPAEGFIDQPPARLLFEVTGRNANLLVLEAGEGFGGRITLAAREITGSRNRFRTVRSGGLYTPPPPYDKFDPRHMTPEEARTLADVPIGEWRGRVDGLGPLLSAELARRAELSPTQAPGEAWERAYAALKSLVADPSVSEGTMSEGARETARHEKATLLRKELREPLEKRVTLLENQLGDVARAEEGVEIAAQDRLEADLLMAYAHTVEPGAASAVLPAFDGEGEVPVALEPQLSAVQNAEKRYARARRREEVYLRLAEREENIRSELEAARERLARLEQADLAQLEALATDLESEKPERSPYGARYRTPGGHEALVGRNNKENATLTHRVGRSMDWWFHAQGYPGSHVLVRSGGKDLDLPDILYAAQLAAAHSKARGSGNVPVDYTRIKYVWRPRGAPAGQVHYTDQKTVFVNGDLPG, translated from the coding sequence GTGGAGGGGCTGATGCTCGCGCGGGTGCTGCGTGACCTCTCGCCGCACCTGCCCGCCCGCCACCTTGGCTGGGCCTTTCCCGACGAGACGACGGCGGCGCTGCTGCTCGACGCGCCGGGCGGCACGCCGCTGGGCAACCTGGTGCTCGGGTACCGCCCGCCGCAACCGGTGCTGTTCCTGAGCCGCGAGCGGCTGCGCGGCGAGCCCCATAACCCCTTTCAGCGCCTGCTCGCGGCGCGGGTGCGCGGGGAGCTGCTGCACATAGAGCAACTCAAGCTCGACCGGGTGGTGGCGCTGCATTTCGGCCCGGCAGAAGGCTTTATCGACCAGCCTCCAGCGCGGCTGCTGTTCGAGGTGACGGGCCGCAACGCCAACCTGCTCGTGCTGGAGGCGGGCGAGGGTTTCGGGGGCCGCATCACGCTCGCCGCGCGCGAGATCACCGGCAGCCGCAACCGCTTCCGCACGGTCCGCAGCGGCGGACTGTACACGCCGCCGCCGCCCTACGACAAATTCGACCCGCGCCATATGACCCCTGAGGAGGCGCGCACGCTCGCCGACGTGCCTATCGGCGAGTGGCGGGGCCGGGTGGACGGGCTGGGGCCGCTCCTCTCGGCGGAACTCGCCCGGCGCGCGGAGCTGTCCCCGACTCAGGCGCCCGGCGAAGCGTGGGAGCGGGCCTACGCCGCCCTGAAGTCGCTCGTCGCCGACCCCAGCGTGAGCGAGGGCACCATGAGCGAGGGGGCGCGGGAAACGGCGCGGCACGAGAAGGCGACGCTGCTGCGTAAGGAACTGCGCGAGCCGCTCGAAAAGCGGGTGACGCTGCTGGAAAACCAGCTCGGCGACGTGGCCCGCGCCGAGGAGGGGGTGGAGATCGCCGCCCAGGACCGGTTGGAGGCCGACCTGCTGATGGCCTACGCACACACCGTCGAACCCGGCGCCGCGAGTGCCGTGCTTCCCGCATTTGATGGCGAGGGTGAGGTGCCGGTGGCCCTGGAGCCGCAGCTCAGCGCGGTGCAGAACGCCGAGAAACGCTACGCCCGCGCCCGGCGCCGCGAGGAGGTCTACCTGCGTCTCGCCGAGCGCGAGGAGAACATCCGCAGCGAACTGGAGGCCGCCCGCGAGCGCCTCGCGCGGCTGGAGCAGGCCGACCTCGCGCAGCTCGAAGCGCTCGCCACCGACCTGGAAAGTGAAAAGCCCGAGCGCAGTCCCTACGGCGCCCGTTACCGCACCCCCGGCGGCCACGAGGCGCTCGTGGGCCGCAACAACAAGGAAAACGCGACCCTGACCCACCGCGTCGGCAGAAGCATGGACTGGTGGTTTCACGCCCAGGGCTATCCGGGCTCGCACGTGTTGGTGCGCTCGGGCGGCAAGGATCTCGACCTGCCCGACATCCTCTACGCCGCGCAGCTCGCCGCCGCCCACTCCAAGGCGCGCGGCAGCGGCAACGTGCCGGTGGACTACACCCGCATCAAATATGTCTGGCGGCCCAGGGGCGCGCCCGCCGGACAGGTGCACTACACCGACCAGAAGACCGTGTTCGTGAACGGCGACTTGCCGGGCTGA
- a CDS encoding ABC transporter permease subunit, whose protein sequence is MTVTARPPSLRSVVPPDGARGVMIAIGILVVLIAVSALVGWLLSTVTASVWPSAPPYMILVWIALALVLLTPTIGRLFPWISNWYYLFPAIVFILAFTVLPVVLTVNYAFTNYSGQNSGNPDSAARTEAQLSSDRLTINLPERGTDEPLSAFLKCRAAGCAGEQVVLYDEDASVPYRFAVASIGENSVRLAQPVPATLDVAYATRINRIDRVGLANFQEIFSKASRALWPVFLWTISFAFFTVILNTLAGLILGILLYNKRLKGRNVYRTLLFLPWAIPAVISVQMWVALFNQQFGIVNKSLGLLGLLPIPWLNDPLWAKISILLVNLWLGFPYMMTATISALSTINDDLYEAASIDGASRWQQIQAITLPLLRNSFTPIMLSAFAFNFNNFGIIYLLTAGGPAQEGRESTAQSTDILLSWGYNTAFASSGGQNYALASAIALIIFFLTLAISLVNFKAAGVFEEARK, encoded by the coding sequence ATGACCGTGACTGCGCGTCCACCTTCGCTGCGTTCTGTGGTACCGCCCGACGGCGCCCGTGGGGTGATGATCGCCATCGGCATTCTGGTGGTGCTGATTGCCGTCAGTGCGCTCGTCGGCTGGCTGCTTTCTACCGTCACCGCGTCGGTGTGGCCCTCGGCGCCGCCTTACATGATCCTGGTGTGGATCGCGCTGGCGCTCGTGCTGCTCACGCCGACCATCGGGCGGCTGTTTCCCTGGATCAGCAACTGGTACTACCTGTTTCCGGCCATCGTGTTTATTCTCGCCTTCACGGTGTTGCCGGTTGTCTTGACGGTCAACTACGCCTTTACCAACTACAGCGGCCAGAACAGCGGCAACCCCGACTCCGCCGCACGGACGGAGGCGCAGCTCAGCAGCGACCGGCTCACCATCAACTTGCCGGAACGGGGAACCGACGAGCCGCTCTCTGCCTTCCTCAAATGCCGTGCGGCGGGCTGTGCAGGCGAGCAGGTCGTGCTCTACGACGAGGACGCTTCGGTGCCGTACCGTTTCGCGGTGGCGAGCATTGGAGAGAACTCGGTGCGCCTCGCGCAGCCGGTGCCGGCGACGCTCGATGTGGCCTACGCCACCCGCATCAACCGTATCGACCGGGTGGGTCTCGCCAACTTCCAGGAGATTTTCTCCAAGGCGAGCCGCGCGCTGTGGCCGGTTTTTCTGTGGACGATCTCGTTCGCGTTCTTCACGGTGATCCTCAATACCCTCGCCGGCCTGATCCTGGGCATCCTGCTCTATAACAAGCGGCTCAAGGGGCGCAACGTCTACCGTACGCTGCTCTTTTTGCCGTGGGCAATCCCCGCCGTGATCAGCGTGCAGATGTGGGTGGCGCTGTTTAACCAGCAGTTCGGCATCGTAAACAAGTCGCTCGGGCTCCTCGGGCTGCTGCCGATTCCCTGGCTCAACGACCCGCTGTGGGCGAAGATCTCGATTCTGCTCGTCAACCTCTGGCTCGGCTTTCCCTACATGATGACGGCCACCATCAGTGCGCTCTCGACGATCAACGACGATCTCTACGAGGCGGCGAGCATCGACGGCGCGAGCCGCTGGCAGCAGATCCAGGCGATCACGCTGCCGCTGCTGCGGAACTCCTTTACCCCGATCATGCTCTCGGCGTTCGCGTTTAACTTCAACAACTTCGGGATCATCTACCTGCTCACGGCGGGCGGCCCGGCGCAAGAAGGGCGCGAGAGCACCGCGCAGAGCACCGACATCCTGCTCTCGTGGGGCTACAACACAGCCTTCGCGTCGAGCGGCGGTCAGAACTACGCGCTCGCCAGCGCGATCGCCCTGATCATCTTCTTCCTGACCCTCGCCATCTCGCTCGTCAACTTCAAGGCGGCGGGCGTCTTCGAGGAGGCCCGCAAGTGA